The following coding sequences lie in one Zingiber officinale cultivar Zhangliang chromosome 2B, Zo_v1.1, whole genome shotgun sequence genomic window:
- the LOC122046471 gene encoding magnesium-chelatase subunit ChlH, chloroplastic-like: protein MSSLVTTSFATTQLPNPITKSDVLARRSFFLHSFVPRRTLLRSVRRGGVTCAAVGNGLFTQTKPEVRRIVPDPSGGLPRVKVVYVVLEAQYQSSLSAAVLALNAARRHAAFEVVGYLVEELRDEETYRTFCDDLADANVFIGSLIFVEELALKVKAAVEQQRERMDAVLVFPSMPEVMRLNKLGTFSMSQLGQSKSPFFQLFKRNKKQSAGFADSMLKLVRTLPKVLKYLPSDKAQDARLYILSLQFWLGGSPDNLQNFLKMIAGSYVPALKAAKIEYAEPVLFLDSGIWHPLAPRMFDDVKEYLNWYGTRRDATERLKEPNAPIIGLVLQRSHIVTGDDGHYVAVIMELEARGAKVIPIFAGGLDFSGPVERYLIDPITGRPFVHAVVSLTGFALVGGPARQDHPRAIESLRKLDVPYIVALPLVFQTTEEWLNSTLGLHPIQVALQVALPELDGGMEPIVFSGRDARTGKSHALHKRVEQLCTRAIRWAELKRKSKEEKRVAITVFSFPPDKGNVGTAAYLNVFSSIYSVLRDLKRDGYNVDGLPDTPEALIEDVIHDKEAKFSSPNLNVAHKMTVREYLALTPYASLLEESWGKPPGNLNSDGEHLLVYGKQYGNVFIGVQPTFGYEGDPMRLLFSKSASPHHGFAAYYTFVEKIFKADAVLHFGTHGSLEFMPGKQVGMSDVCYPDSLIGNIPNIYYYAANNPSEATIAKRRSYANTISYLTPPAENAGLYKGLKQLAELISSYQSLKDTGRGPQIVSSIISTARQCNLDKDVLLPEEGEELSPNERDLVVGKVYSKIMEIESRLLPCGLHVIGEPPSAMEAVATLVNIAALDRPEDGIYSLPGTLAESVGKNIEDLYRGNDKGILADVELLQQITEASRGAISAFVDRTTNKKGQVVDVAEKLTSMLGFGLVEPWVQYLSKTKFIRADREKLRTLFEYLGVCLKLVVADNELGSLKQALKGSYVEPGPGGDPIRNPKVLPTGKNIHALDPQAIPTAAAMESAKVVVDRLLERQKADNGGKYPETVALVLWGTDNIKTYGESLGQVLWMIGVRPVADTFGRVNRVEPVSLEELGRPRVDVVVNCSGVFRDLFINQMNLLDRAVKMVAELEEPEEQNYVRKHALKQAAELGVAVREAATRVFSNASGSYSSNVNLAVENSSWNDEKQLQDMYLSRKSFAFDCDAPGAGMTEKRKAFEMALSTADATFQNLDSSEISLTDVSHYFDSDPTNLVQSLRRDGKKPSAYIADTTTANAQVRTLSETVRLDARTKLLNPKWYEGMMSSGYEGVREIEKRLTNTVGWSATSGQVDNWVYEEANSTFIDDEAMRQRLIQTNPNSFRKLVQTFLEANGRGYWETSEENLERLRQLYAEVEDKIEGVDR, encoded by the exons ATGTCGTCGCTGGTTACAACTTCCTTCGCCACGACCCAGCTGCCCAATCCCATCACCAAATCCGATGTGCTCGCTCGCAGGAGCTTCTTCCTCCACTCCTTCGTCCCCCGGAGGACTCTCCTCCGCAGCGTGCGCCGCGGCGGCGTGACCTGCGCCGCCGTCGGCAACGGCCTCTTCACGCAGACCAAGCCAGAGGTCCGGCGCATCGTCCCTGATCCCTCCGGCGGCCTCCCCCGCGTCAAGGTCGTCTACGTCGTCCTCGAGGCGCAGTACCAGTCCTCGCTCTCCGCCGCCGTGCTAGCCCTCAACGCCGCTCGTCGGCACGCAGCCTTCGAGGTCGTGGGCTACTTGGTCGAGGAGCTGCGGGACGAGGAGACGTACCGCACCTTCTGCGACGACCTGGCCGACGCCAACGTCTTCATCGGCTCGCTCATCTTCGTGGAGGAGCTGGCGCTGAAGGTGAAGGCGGCGGTGGAGCAGCAAAGAGAGCGGATGGACGCCGTGCTGGTCTTCCCCTCGATGCCGGAGGTGATGCGACTCAACAAACTCGGCACTTTTAGCATGTCCCAATTGGGGCAGTCCAAGAGCCCCTTCTTTCAGCTCTTCAAGCGCAACAAGAAGCAGTCCGCCGGCTTCGCCGACAGTATGCTAAAGCTGGTGCGCACCCTCCCCAAGGTGCTCAAGTACCTGCCGAGCGACAAGGCCCAGGACGCCCGCCTCTACATCCTCTCCCTCCAGTTCTGGCTTGGCGGCTCCCCGGACAACCTCCAGAACTTCCTCAAGATGATCGCCGGTTCCTACGTCCCCGCACTCAAGGCCGCTAAAATCGAGTACGCCGAACCCGTCCTCTTCCTCGACAGTGGCATCTGGCATCCGCTCGCCCCCCGCATGTTCGACGACGTCAAGGAGTACCTCAACTGGTACGGCACCCGGCGAGACGCCACGGAGAGGCTCAAGGAACCCAACGCCCCCATCATCGGGCTGGTCCTGCAGAGGAGCCACATTGTCACCGGCGACGACGGACACTACGTCGCGGTGATCATGGAGCTCGAGGCTCGCGGCGCTAAAGTAATCCCCATCTTCGCGGGCGGGCTTGACTTCTCGGGACCAGTCGAGAGGTACTTGATCGACCCGATCACGGGGAGGCCATTCGTCCATGCCGTGGTGTCGCTCACCGGGTTTGCGCTCGTGGGTGGCCCGGCGAGGCAAGACCATCCGAGGGCGATCGAGTCGTTGAGGAAGCTCGATGTGCCTTACATTGTGGCGCTGCCGCTGGTGTTTCAGACCACCGAGGAGTGGCTCAACAGCACGTTGGGTTTGCATCCGATCCAGGTCGCTCTGCAGGTGGCCCTTCCGGAGCTTGACGGTGGGATGGAACCGATTGTCTTCTCCGGCCGGGATGCAAGAACAG GCAAATCGCATGCACTGCATAAGAGAGTGGAGCAGCTATGCACGAGGGCCATTCGATGGGCAGAGCTGAAGAGGAAATCTAAG GAGGAGAAGAGAGTGGCAATCACAGTGTTCAGCTTCCCACCGGACAAGGGGAATGTAGGAACAGCAGCTTATCTCAATGTCTTCTCCTCCATCTACTCTGTCCTCAGAGATCTCAAGAGAGATGGCTACAATGTCGATGGCCTTCCCGACACCCCGGAAGCCCTTATCGAGGACGTCATCCACGACAAGGAGGCCAAGTTCAGCAGCCCCAACCTGAACGTAGCCCACAAGATGACCGTCCGCGAGTACCTGGCTCTCACTCCCTACGCCTCTCTGCTGGAGGAGAGCTGGGGCAAGCCCCCCGGCAACCTCAACTCCGACGGCGAGCACCTTCTGGTCTATGGCAAGCAGTACGGCAACGTCTTCATCGGCGTTCAGCCCACGTTTGGCTACGAGGGCGACCCCATGCGACTGCTCTTCTCCAAGTCGGCGAGCCCCCACCACGGCTTCGCCGCCTACTACACCTTCGTGGAGAAGATATTCAAGGCGGACGCCGTGCTCCACTTCGGCACGCACGGCTCGCTCGAGTTCATGCCCGGGAAGCAGGTCGGCATGAGCGACGTCTGCTACCCCGACAGCCTCATCGGCAACATCCCCAACATCTACTACTACGCCGCCAACAACCCTTCCGAGGCCACCATCGCCAAGCGCCGGAGCTACGCCAACACCATCAGCTACCTGACGCCGCCAGCAGAGAACGCCGGGCTCTACAAGGGGCTCAAGCAGCTCGCTGAACTCATCTCCTCCTACCAGTCGCTGAAGGACACCGGTCGCGGCCCGCAGATTGTGAGCTCCATCATCAGCACCGCCAGGCAATGCAACCTCGACAAGGATGTGCTTCTGCCGGAGGAAGGCGAGGAGCTCTCTCCCAATGAGAGGGACCTCGTGGTCGGCAAGGTCTACTCCAAGATCATGGAAATCGAGTCTCGACTTTTGCCGTGCGGACTCCATGTGATCGGAGAGCCTCCCTCGGCGATGGAGGCAGTGGCCACGCTGGTGAACATTGCGGCGCTCGATCGCCCCGAGGACGGCATTTACTCACTTCCCGGCACACTGGCCGAGAGCGTGGGAAAGAACATCGAAGACCTGTACAGGGGAAACGACAAGGGGATACTGGCCGACGTCGAGCTCCTCCAGCAGATAACAGAGGCGTCGCGCGGCGCCATCTCGGCCTTCGTGGACCGCACGACGAACAAGAAAGGGCAGGTGGTGGACGTGGCGGAGAAGCTGACCTCGATGCTCGGGTTTGGGTTGGTGGAACCCTGGGTGCAGTACCTGTCCAAGACCAAGTTCATTAGGGCGGACAGGGAGAAACTGAGGACCCTGTTCGAGTACTTGGGAGTCTGTTTGAAGCTGGTGGTGGCGGACAACGAGCTCGGTAGTCTGAAGCAGGCGCTGAAAGGCAGCTACGTGGAGCCCGGGCCCGGCGGCGACCCTATCAGGAACCCCAAAGTGCTGCCCACCGGGAAGAACATCCACGCGCTGGACCCGCAGGCAATTCCGACGGCCGCAGCGATGGAGAGCGCCAAGGTGGTGGTCGATCGGCTGCTGGAGCGGCAGAAAGCGGACAACGGAGGGAAGTATCCCGAGACCGTCGCGCTCGTGCTGTGGGGCACCGACAACATCAAGACGTACGGTGAATCACTGGGTCAGGTGCTCTGGATGATCGGCGTGCGGCCGGTGGCCGACACCTTCGGCCGCGTGAACCGAGTGGAGCCCGTCAGCTTGGAAGAGCTTGGGCGGCCTAGGGTCGACGTCGTCGTCAATTGCTCCGGTGTCTTCCGCGACCTCTTCATCAACCAG ATGAATCTGCTAGATCGAGCGGTGAAGATGGTGGCGGAGTTGGAGGAGCCGGAGGAGCAGAACTACGTGAGGAAGCACGCGCTGAAGCAGGCGGCGGAGCTCGGCGTGGCGGTGCGCGAGGCGGCGACGAGGGTGTTCTCTAACGCGTCCGGGTCGTACTCCTCCAACGTGAACCTGGCGGTGGAGAACTCGTCGTGGAACGACGAGAAGCAGCTGCAGGACATGTACCTGAGCCGCAAGTCTTTCGCTTTCGACTGCGACGCGCCGGGGGCGGGGATGACGGAGAAGCGGAAGGCGTTCGAGATGGCGCTGAGCACGGCGGACGCGACATTCCAGAACCTGGACTCCTCGGAGATCTCGCTGACGGACGTGAGCCACTACTTCGACTCGGACCCGACGAACCTGGTGCAGTCGCTGCGGCGGGACGGGAAGAAGCCGAGCGCGTACATCGCGGACACGACGACGGCGAACGCGCAGGTGCGGACGCTGTCGGAGACGGTGCGGCTGGACGCGCGGACGAAACTGCTGAACCCGAAATGGTACGAGGGGATGATGTCCAGCGGCTACGAAGGGGTGCGGGAGATCGAGAAGCGGCTGACCAACACCGTGGGTTGGAGCGCCACGTCGGGGCAGGTGGACAATTGGGTGTACGAGGAAGCCAACTCCACCTTCATCGACGACGAGGCGATGCGGCAGCGGCTGATTCAGACCAACCCCAACTCCTTCCGGAAGCTGGTGCAGACCTTCCTTGAGGCCAACGGCCGCGGCTACTGGGAGACGTCGGAGGAGAACCTGGAACGCCTGCGCCAGCTCTACGCTGAGGTGGAGGACAAGATTGAGGGCGTCGATCGGTGA